In the genome of Maribacter forsetii DSM 18668, the window TTTTCAGCATATTTTTCGTGTTTTTCGCTAACAGGAAGAATAATCGCTTGTTCAGGGGTTAACCATAACGGGAAATTACCGCCTGTATGTTCTAGTAATAATGCTATAAAACGTTCCATACTTCCAAAAGGTGCACGGTGAATCATTACTGGTCTATGTAGCTCATTATCACTGCCCTTATAATTTAAATCGAATCTTTCTGGTAGGTTGTAATCTACCTGGATTGTTCCTAACTGCCACTGTCTTCCCAAGGCGTCTTTTACCATGAAATCTAGCTTTGGACCATAGAAAGCTGCTTCTCCTGCTTCAACCACAAAATCTAAGCCTTTTTCCTTGGCGGCATTTATAATTGCTTGCTCTGCTTTTTCCCAGTTTTCAACTGATCCAATATATTTTTCTGGAGTTTCTAAATCACGAACAGATACTTGTGCCGTGAAATTGTCAAATCCTAATGAACCCAATACATATAATGATAGGTCAATTACATTTTTAAACTCTTCGTCCAATTGGTCTGGTGTACAGAAAATATGGGCATCATCTTGAGTGAATCCACGTACTCGTGTAAGACCGTGAAGTTCTCCACTTTGTTCATATCTATATACAGTACCAAATTCAGCAAATCTTTTTGGGAGTTCTTTATAACTATATGGTTTGGTATTATAGATTTCACAGTGGTGAGGGCAGTTCATTGGTTTCAATAAAAATTCCTCGCCTTCTTTCGGAGTGTGTATGGGCTGAAAGCTGTCTTCACCATATTTTTCATAATGACCAGAGGTTACATAAAGTTCTTTTTGACCAATATGTGGAGTTACCACCATTTCGTAACCGGCTTTTTTTTGTGCTTTTTTCAGAAAGTCTTCAAGTCTTTCTCTTAAGGCAGCTCCTTTGGGTAGCCATAATGGTAAACCTTGACCTACTCTTTGAGAGAAAGTGAATAACTCTAATTCTTTGCCGAGCTTCCTGTGATCGCGTTTTTTGGCTTCCTCTAAAAGGGCTAAGTACTCAGTAAGCTCTTTTTGTTTTGGAAATGAGATACCATATATACGTGTAAGTTGTGGGTTGTTTTCATTTCCCCTCCAATATGCACCGGCAACACTTAATACTTTTATTGCTTTTACTATACCTGTATTTGGTATGTGGCCACCTCTACATAAATCGGTGAACGTATCGTGGTCGCAAAAAGTAATAGTACCGTCTTCAAGATTTTCTATTAATTCTACTTTGTACTCATTGCCTTGATTTTTGTAAAATTCAAGAGCTTCTGCTTTTGAAACGGCTCTCATTTTATAATCATGCTTACCACGCGCTATTTCAATTGCTTTCTTTTCTATTGTAGGGAAATCTTTTTCCGATATAGATCCATTGGGTAGGTCAACATCATAATAGAATCCATTTTCTATAGCTGGACCAATTGTTAATTTGACTCCAGGATACAATTCTTCTATTGCTTGTGCTACAATATGTGAAGTAGAATGCCAAAAAGCTGTTTTTCCCTCTTTATCGTTCCAGGTGTATAAAACTAAGCTTCCGTCTGTCTCTAATGGGGTGGTGGTTTCAACAGTCGTTTCATTGAATTTTGCTGAAATTACATTTCGTGCTAATCCTTCGCTAATGCTTTTTGCAACCACTATAGGGCTTGTTCCTTTTTCGAATTCCTTGACCGATCCGTCTGGAAGAGTAATTTTAATCATTTTATATACATATTATAGGATGTCAAAGATAATATGAACAATTCAAGTCCGCAATAGAATCATGTTATAATGTAAAGGACATATAATGTATTTGTTTTTGATCAATTGATGCTATCTATTAGGTTTATATCTGTCGAATGTATTAATTATATGGTAGCTTATTTGATAAAATTTAATGCTTTGTATTTTTATAATAAGGTTAAAGTGTTATTTATAAGTGTGTTGCATGTTGATGTAAATTTTTCTTTAATTTTATTTAAAAAAATGGTTGTGTAATTAATAATAGTGTGTACATTTGCACCCCGCTAGCGAGGAAGATTGATTTGGAATCGGGAGTAGGAAAAAGGTTCTTAGATATGTTGTTTTGGTTTGACGAAAAAAAGAAAATAATTTTTTTTCGATAAAAGTTGTCAGGTTAAAAAACAGTTGTATATTTGCAGCCGCTTAGGGAAACACCTAAGGGAAACTAGGCGGGAAAATCGAGAGATTTTGAGCTGAGTGGATAGAAGTTCATTGAAATATTGTGGAGATAAGAATCGAGTTCAGGTGAGGACCTGGGCGAGAGGAACAAGAATTAAGGAAACATGAAAATTCATTATGTCTTAGGACATATATAAGGAATTGAATCGAGAGTCGGGGCCGGGAAAGATTTTGACTTCGTTGGGACGAATATTTACAAAACAACGATGAAGAGTTTGATCCTGGCTCAGGATGAACGCTAGCGGCAGGCCTAACACATGCAAGTCGAGGGGTAACATTTGTGCTTGCACAAGATGACGACCGGCGCACGGGTGCGCACCGCGTATGGAACCTACCTTGTACAGGGGAATAGCCCAGGGAAACTTGGATTAATGCCCCGTAGTACCGTGACCCGGCATCGGGATACGGTTAAAGCCTTCGGGCGGTATAAGATGGCCATGCGTCCCATTAGCTAGTTGGTAAGGTAACGGCTTACCAAGGCTACGATGGGTAGGGGCCCTGAGAGGGGGATCCCCCACACTGGTACTGAGACACGGACCAGACTCCTACGGGAGGCAGCAGTGAGGAATATTGGACAATGGAGGAGACTCTGATCCAGCCATGCCGCGTGCAGGAAGAATGCCCTATGGGTAGTAAACTGCTTTTATACGGGAAGAAAAAAGAGTACGTGTACTCTACTGACGGTACCGTAAGAATAAGGACCGGCTAACTCCGTGCCAGCAGCCGCGGTAATACGGAGGGTCCGAGCGTTATCCGGAATTATTGGGTTTAAAGGGTCCGTAGGCGGGCCGATAAGTCAGGGGTGAAAGTTTGCAGCTCAACTGTAAAATTGCCTTTGATACTGTTGGTCTTGAGTTATAGTGAAGTTGCCGGAATATGTAGTGTAGCGGTGAAATGCATAGATATTACATAGAACACCGATTGCGAAGGCAGGTGACTAACTATATACTGACGCTGATGGACGAAAGCGTGGGGAGCGAACAGGATTAGATACCCTGGTAGTCCACGCCGTAAACGATGGATACTAGCTGTCCGAGGCCTTGAGTCTTGGGCGGCCAAGCGAAAGTGATAAGTATCCCACCTGGGGAGTACGTTCGCAAGAATGAAACTCAAAGGAATTGACGGGGGCCCGCACAAGCGGTGGAGCATGTGGTTTAATTCGATGATACGCGAGGAACCTTACCAGGGCTTAAATGCATATTGACAGGTCTAGAGATAGATTTTCCTTCGGGCAATTTGCAAGGTGCTGCATGGTTGTCGTCAGCTCGTGCCGTGAGGTGTCAGGTTAAGTCCTATAACGAGCGCAACCCCTACCGTTAGTTGCCAGCATGTCATGATGGGGACTCTAACGGGACTGCCGGTGCAAACCGTGAGGAAGGTGGGGATGACGTCAAATCATCACGGCCCTTACGTCCTGGGCCACACACGTGCTACAATGGTAGGTACAGAGAGCAGCCACGTCGCAAGGCGGAGCGAATCTATAAAACCTATCACAGTTCGGATCGGGGTCTGCAACTCGACCCCGTGAAGCTGGAATCGCTAGTAATCGGATATCAGCCATGATCCGGTGAATACGTTCCCGGGCCTTGTACACACCGCCCGTCAAGCCATGGAAGCCGGGAGTGCCTGAAGTCCGTCACCGTAAGGAGCGGCCTAGGGCAAGATCGGTAACTAGGGCTAAGTCGTAACAAGGTAGCCGTACCGGAAGGTGCGGCTGGAACACCTCCTTTCTAGAGATTGTCCTTTAAGGACGGTCCCTGACGAAGTAAAGAATCGGAATAACGGTCCCGGTCTTTTGATTTAATAATGTTTTTGTTTTAAGAATTGTTCGAAAAAATAATCTCCATGATCATGATATATAAGTAATTGCTTTTTCCGAAAAGGTATTTATACTAAGAGGAAGGAGTAGGGACAGTCCCATAGCTCAGCTGGTTAGAGCGCTACACTGATAATGTAGAGGTCGGCAGTTCGAGTCTGCCTGGGACTACAAAAAGGGAATTCGTTTAGTAATAGGCGATACGTTCATATATTGAAATATTGAAGGAAATTTTAGAAGTTGTGCTACCTGTCAACTGTAAACTGGCAACTGCCGACTTATAGAATGGGGGATTAGCTCAGCTGGCTAGAGCGCCTGCCTTGCACGCAGGAGGTCATCGGTTCGACTCCGATATTCTCCACTGGGCGATGCCCAGGGATAATTTATTTTATCTCGAAGTATCGCAGATGAGAAAGATAGGTATTTAATTGCCTGTCGTGGCTCACGACAACGTTCATTGACATATTGGAACAGGAGGTAATACATTTAGGTGTATTATCGACTAAAAAAGAAAGAAACACGAATCTTTATTAAGTAAAGAGTACGAATAAGATAGAATAGATTAAAGATCTGGCGACAAGCTGGAAAAGGGCGTATGGGGAATGCCTAGGCTCTCAGAGGCGAAGAAGGACGTGATAAGCTGCGAAAAGCTACGGGGATCGGCACACACGATATGATCCGTAGATATCCGAATGGGGCAACCCGGCATATTGAAGATATGTCATCTCGTAAGAGAAGTAAACCCGGGGAACTGAAACATCTAAGTACCCGGAGGAGGAGAAAACAAAAGTGATTCCGATAGTAGCGGCGAGCGAAATCGGATTAGTCCAAACCGTACATGTTCCGGCATGTGCGGGGTTGTAGGACCACGATATTCGAGATGTGATGAACTAGAACGCTTTGGAAATAGCGACCATAGAGGGTGATAGTCCCGTATAGGCAAAGAGCATTAAGATAGTGGTATCCTGAGTAGTGCGGGGCACGTGAAACCCTGTATGAATCCGGCGGGACCATCCGCCAAGACTAAATACTCCTGAGAGACCGATAGTGAACCAGTACCGTGAGGGAAAGGTGAAAAGAACCGTGAATAACGGAGTGAAATAGATCCTGAAACCATACGCTTACAAGCGGTCGGAGCCCATATGGGTGACGGCGTGCCTTTTGCATAATGAGCCTACGAGTTACTTTTACTGGCAAGGTTAAGTTCTTCAGGAACGGAGCCGTAGCGAAAGCGAGTCTTAATAGGGCGCCATAGTCAGTAGTAGTAGACGCGAAACCGTGCGATCTACCCATGGGCAGGTTGAAGCTGTGGTAACACATAGTGGAGGACCGAACCCGTTGACGTTGAAAAGTCTTGGGATGACCTGTGGGTAGGGGTGAAAGGCCAATCAAGCTCGGAAATAGCTCGTACTCCCCGAAATGCATTTAGGTGCAGCGTGTAGATAGTTTTATAGAGGTAGAGCTACTGATTGGATGCGGGGGCTTCACCGCCTACCAATTCCTGACAAACTCCGAATGCTATAAAATGTTTCTGCGCAGTGAGGGCATGGGTGCTAAGGTCCATGTCCGAGAGGGAAAGAACCCAGATCACCGGCTAAGGTCCCAAAGTATATACTAAGTTGATATAACGCGGTGGAACTGCATTGACAGCCAGGATGTTGGCTTGGAAGCAGCCATTCATTTAAAGAGTGCGTAACAGCTCACTGGTCGAGCGGTTCCGCATGGATAATAATCGGGCATAAGTATATCACCGAAGCCGTGACTTCATATTTATATGAGGGGTAGGGGAGCATTGTAACTGCGTCGAAGGCGTACCTGCGAGGGATGCTGGAGCGGTTACAAACGAAAATGTAGGCATAAGTAACGATAATGCGGGCGAGAAACCCGCACGCCGAAAGACCAAGGTTTCCCCAGCTATGCTAATCAGCTGGGGGTCAGTCGGGACCTAACGCGAACCCGAAGGGGATAGTGGATGGACAACAGATTAATATTTCTGTACCTGCTCACGCTAAAAGTGACGGAGGCGAGAAGTTGGTGCGTACAGACGGAATTGTACGTTGAAGGGAGCAGCAATGCCCCGATAGTACACCGAGACCACGGTCAAGGTGATAATCCAGCATATCGACTTCCAAGAAAAGCGAGTGAAGCAGCCCGTACCGTAAACCGACACAGGTGGTTGGGATGAGTATTCTAAGGCGCTCGAGAGATTCATGGCTAAGGAACTAGGCAAAATAGACCCGTAACTTCGGGAGAAGGGTCGCCCCCTTATGGGGGGCCGCAGTGAAGAGGTCCAGGCGACTGTTTATCAAAAACACAGGGCTCTGCAAAATCGAAAGATGAAGTATAGGGCCTGACACCTGCCCGGTGCTGGAAGGTTAAGAGGAGATGTCAGCTTCGGCGAAGCATTGAATTGAAGCCCCAGTAAACGGCGGCCGTAACTATAACGGTCCTAAGGTAGCGAAATTCCTTGTCGGGTAAGTTCCGACCTGCACGAATGGTGCAACGATCTGGACACTGTCTCGGCCATGAGCTCGGTGAAATTGTAGTATCGGTGAAGATGCCGGTTACCCGCAGTGGGACGAAAAGACCCCGTGCACCTTTACTATAGCTTCGTATTGACCTTGGTCAAGCAATGTGTAGGATAGCTGGGAGACTTTGAAGCTGCATCGCCAGGTGTGGTGGAGTCATTGTTGAAATACCAGCCTTTGCTTGTCCGGGGCCTAACTCTCATTAGAGAGAACAGTGCGTGGTGGGTAGTTTGACTGGGGTGGTCGCCTCCAAAAGAGTAACGGAGGCTTCTAAAGGTGCCCTCAATACGGTTGGCAATCGTGTGTAGAGTGCAATGGCACAAGGGCGCTTGACTGAGAGACATACAGGTCGATCAGGTTGGAAACAAGAGCATAGTGATCCGGTGGTTCCGCATGGAAGGGCCATCGCTCAAAGGATAAAAGGTACGCCGGGGATAACAGGCTGATCTCCCCCAAGAGCTCATATCGACGGGGGGGTTTGGCACCTCGATGTCGGCTCGTCACATCCTGGGGCTGGAGAAGGTCCCAAGGGTTGGGCTGTTCGCCCATTAAAGTGGCACGCGAGCTGGGTTCAGAACGTCGTGAGACAGTTCGGTCTCTATCTACTGCGGGCGTTAGAAATTTGAGTGGATCTGACTCTAGTACGAGAGGACCGAGTTGGACTGACCGCTGGTGCACCAGTTGTTCCGCCAGGAGCATCGCTGGGTAGCTATGTCGGGATCGGATAAGCGCTGAAAGCATATAAGCGCGAAACCGGCCACAAGATGAGATTTCTTTAAAGGGCCGTGGGAGATGACCACGTTGATAGGCTATAGGTAGAAGGGCAGTAATGTCCGTAGCCGAGTAGTACTAATTGCCCGTCAGGCTTGCGCATACGTACGTCCTTCCCTTGCGGAGGGGCGGACGACGATCTTTAACCTCTTTCTTTTTATACCGAAACATACTTTATATTATAAATGCTTCTTTCCTTTATAGGATCCTGTTCCATTCATGTCAACGATATTGCGGCGAAGGCCGCGGTCGGGAAAACCCGATCTAAAACTTAGGTGGCCATGGCGACGGGGCCCACCCCTTACCATTCCGAACAGGGAAGTTAAGACCGTTTGCGCCGATGGTACTGCTATACCAAGTGGGAGAGTAGGTAGCCGCCTTTTTCGAAAGCCCTTTACAGTAATGTAAGGGGCTTTTTTTATGGAATAAAGTCTGAGGTTATATTTTTCTTCTAATAACTTTTTGGCTATTATCAGATTTTATAGAATAGCTTTAATTTTGTATCTATGAGTTTATACAAAGCACTAATTTTAGTCATTGGATCTGATTTTGTGAAGGTGATAGTGTTATAAAAATTGTTATGATGTACTTAGATTCATTGGAAAAGGAAGAAAAGTTCAATATCATCTCTCATGGTATAGGCGCGCTATTGGCTATTGTGGGTATGGTGTTTCTTATTCAAGGAAATAATCATAAATCTGAGTGGTCATTGTGGGGAATAGTGATATATAGCTTATCATTAATAAGTATGTTATGCGTATCTACGATATATCACGCAGTCGATAATAAGGTTTGGAAACTTAGAATGAGAATTCTAGACCATATAAATATATATTATCTAATTGCAGGTACGTATACTCCTGTTGCTTTAATAACACTTATTAACGGAAATGGATGGTCTATTTTCTTTGCAGTATGGGGTATAGCTGCTGTTGGTACTATTTTAAAGTTATTTTTTACTGGTAAGTTTGAAATTATATCCTTGCTACTTTATTTAGCCATGGGATGGCTCATAATATTCGATTTTCAAAATCTGGTAGATAATACTTCAGAGTTTGGAATTAATTTACTCATGCTTGGGGGTGCATTTTATACTATAGGGATATTATTTTATGCGGTAAGAAGAATTCCGTATAATCACTTTATTTGGCACCTTTTTGTACTGTGCGGAGCAATATGCCATTGGTATTTTATTTACATAGATGTAATCTAAATGTTTCTCTAATAAAATTAAGAATCTATAACATCTTTATACTCTTCATAGAATTTCTCTATCTGTAACATATTATTGTTTAAAAATTCCATCGTCTCCCTCCATGTATTTTTATTATGTATAGATACGTTATTTAATTCTACATAAATTCTTGATATTTCTTTTTGGTTTTCTAGGATATAGAAATCTTCAAATATTCCTTCAGGTAGGAATTCATCTAATAATATTGATTTTAAAGCAATTAGTTTATCCCATACTTTAATTTGTTGATCAAAATCAGAATCTATGTCAATGGAGACTATAGCTTTTTTTAAATCAAAATGAAATTTGAATGATAAACCTTTTACTTCAGTTTTATATAAAGTCCATTTGTTTGGAAAAGATTTGCCAAAAGCGATCCAAAATTCTTCTCGTAATTTTCTTGATTCTTGTTTACTGAACATTATAGATAATATGCGATTGTTATACCTAGTAAAATCACTAATAACTTTCTTAAATTAAATTTATGCCCTTCAGAACTTTCAAATAGAATTACAGTTGAAATATGTAAGAACACACCTATTACTAGAGCATTTAAATACATGCCGTAAGTGGAAAGTATATCTGTTGTATTGGCTAAATAGGTCCCTAACGGAGTCATAACAGAGAATAAAAGCATGAAAAATGCTGCGTAAATAGGTTTAATATTTGACCCTAAAAGGAATATACTCAATATTATTGCTATAGGAATTTTATGAATAAGGATACCGTAAATGATGGTGTCATTTGTACCTATAGGTAGACCTTCCAATAGAGAGTGGGTGCATAGACTAATAAAAAGTAACCAAGGAAAATCTTTACTTTGCTTCGAAATATGAACGTGGCCGTGTTCAGCTCCTTTTGAGAAAAATTCTAAAAATATTTGAAAAAGAATACCTAGCATTACAAATACACCTATAGTTTTATGATTCGTATTTTCATATACTTCTGGTAACATTTCAAAAATAGTAAGTGCTAATAAAAATGCGCCACTAAATGCTAATAATAGTTTGAAGGATTCGTTTTTCTGGGGTTTTGCAACAACCACAAAAAGAAAACTAATAAGCACTCCTAGAATAGGTAAAATATAAATCATGTGATGCTGATAAACCTTTTAAAAAAAAGGAAATAGGTCATAAATTAAACAGGCGTCAAAATTAGCGTATTTTTGCGGTACGAGAAAAGATGAATATGGGTAATAATTTTAAAATGGTCGCTAAGACCTTATTTGGTTTCGAAGAACTACTTTCTAAAGAACTTAGAAATTTGGGGGCAAGCAATGTTGTTGAGGGAACTAGAAATGTATCTTTTGAAGGTGATAATGGCTTTATGTACAAAGCCAATCTATGTTTGAGAACAGCTATTAAAATTATTAAGCCAATACATTCTTTTCGAGTTAGAGATGAAAATGATCTGTACAAGAAAATATATGCGATGGATTGGACAGAGTATCTTTCTGTCAGCGAAACTTTTGCCATAGATGCTACGGTGAACTCAGAGCAGTTTACACATTCCTTGTACGTTTCTCAAAAGACTAAGGATGCTATTGTAGATAAATTTAGGGATACTGATGGTACAAGACCAGATGTAGATGTTAAAAATCCAGATTTACGTATCAACATTCATATTCATAATAATGACTGTAATGTGTCTTTAGACAGTTCTGGTTACTCATTGCACAAAAGAGGATACCGTACAGCAACTAATATTGCACCAATAAATGAGGTATTAGCTTCTGGTTTGCTTTTATTAAGTGGATGGGATGGTCAGTGTGATTTTCTTGATCCAATGTGTGGTAGTGGTACTATGTTGACAGAAGCGGCTATGATTGCTTGTAATATTCCCGCAAATATTAATAGGAAGGAATTTGCATTTGAGAAATGGACTGATTTTGATGCTGAACTATATGAGAAGATTGTAGATTCTAGTTTGAAGAAAACAAGAGAATTTCATCATAAAATTATAGGGTATGATAAAGCACCTTCTGCTGTTAGAAAGGCTCAAGACAATATAGAGAATGCCAATCTTGAAGATTATATCACAGTAGAAAGAAAAGATTTCTTTAAAACTGATAAGCAAACAGGAGGTACCTTGCATATGTGCTTTAACCCACCTTATGGAGAACGTCTAGATATTGATTTGGAAAACTTTTATAGTGCTATTGGTGATACTTTAAAACAAGGTTACCCTGGTACCAATGCTTGGTTTATAACAAGTAACCTGCCTGCTTTAAAGTTTGTAGGGTTAAGACCTTCTCGAAAAATAAAGGTGTTTAATAGCCACCTAGAATCTCGTTTGGTAAAGTATGAAATGTATGAAGGTAGTAAGAAGGCCAAATATCAAAAAAGAAATGAAGAATGAAGCTAAAACATAAAGTTCTAATATATAATTTTTTAGGCTTTGCAGTACTATTTGTGTTGTTCCGCTTTCTCTTATATATTTCGCTATCAATAAATAGTATTTATTTGTCGGCAATAGCTGCTATTGCAGCTTCTATACTAGCTCCCAAATTTGCAGTTGCAAAAATAGAGGGGCTTGAGAAAATTGTTATGAAATGGGTCTTTGTGAAAGGATTTAAAATTTTATAAGCGCTCTTTTGGCTTAGGCGGCCCTAAGGGTTCATTAGAATTTTCAATCTTTTTCTTAGCCTTATTTTTCTTTTTGTAGAGCGGTAAAAAGTAAGAAATACTGTAATTATATCCAACCCCGAAATTACTATCCCATGTGACTTTGTTAAAACCAGGAATCCACAAATTAGGAAATCTTTCAAAATCATTGTTATTGGAAGATATAATAAGACCTAAACGAATGCTGGCCCCTATATATAAATTCGATATAATTTCTAATTTAGTACCAAAAACGGCTTCTAACCATGTTGCATTGAGTCCTGAGAAGTTTTCGGGAGTATCTGATCCACTCGCAAAATCATCTGGATTCCAGTATCTATTTGTGTCGAAATATTGATAGTTGTTTAGCGTGTTTTCAAAGGTGCTAAACCCTATTCTACCTCCCATATATATTAAATTTTGCTCTCCATACCAATTAGCATAATTGTTTT includes:
- a CDS encoding DUF4268 domain-containing protein, translating into MFSKQESRKLREEFWIAFGKSFPNKWTLYKTEVKGLSFKFHFDLKKAIVSIDIDSDFDQQIKVWDKLIALKSILLDEFLPEGIFEDFYILENQKEISRIYVELNNVSIHNKNTWRETMEFLNNNMLQIEKFYEEYKDVIDS
- the trhA gene encoding PAQR family membrane homeostasis protein TrhA: MMYLDSLEKEEKFNIISHGIGALLAIVGMVFLIQGNNHKSEWSLWGIVIYSLSLISMLCVSTIYHAVDNKVWKLRMRILDHINIYYLIAGTYTPVALITLINGNGWSIFFAVWGIAAVGTILKLFFTGKFEIISLLLYLAMGWLIIFDFQNLVDNTSEFGINLLMLGGAFYTIGILFYAVRRIPYNHFIWHLFVLCGAICHWYFIYIDVI
- a CDS encoding THUMP domain-containing class I SAM-dependent RNA methyltransferase, producing the protein MGNNFKMVAKTLFGFEELLSKELRNLGASNVVEGTRNVSFEGDNGFMYKANLCLRTAIKIIKPIHSFRVRDENDLYKKIYAMDWTEYLSVSETFAIDATVNSEQFTHSLYVSQKTKDAIVDKFRDTDGTRPDVDVKNPDLRINIHIHNNDCNVSLDSSGYSLHKRGYRTATNIAPINEVLASGLLLLSGWDGQCDFLDPMCGSGTMLTEAAMIACNIPANINRKEFAFEKWTDFDAELYEKIVDSSLKKTREFHHKIIGYDKAPSAVRKAQDNIENANLEDYITVERKDFFKTDKQTGGTLHMCFNPPYGERLDIDLENFYSAIGDTLKQGYPGTNAWFITSNLPALKFVGLRPSRKIKVFNSHLESRLVKYEMYEGSKKAKYQKRNEE
- the thrS gene encoding threonine--tRNA ligase translates to MIKITLPDGSVKEFEKGTSPIVVAKSISEGLARNVISAKFNETTVETTTPLETDGSLVLYTWNDKEGKTAFWHSTSHIVAQAIEELYPGVKLTIGPAIENGFYYDVDLPNGSISEKDFPTIEKKAIEIARGKHDYKMRAVSKAEALEFYKNQGNEYKVELIENLEDGTITFCDHDTFTDLCRGGHIPNTGIVKAIKVLSVAGAYWRGNENNPQLTRIYGISFPKQKELTEYLALLEEAKKRDHRKLGKELELFTFSQRVGQGLPLWLPKGAALRERLEDFLKKAQKKAGYEMVVTPHIGQKELYVTSGHYEKYGEDSFQPIHTPKEGEEFLLKPMNCPHHCEIYNTKPYSYKELPKRFAEFGTVYRYEQSGELHGLTRVRGFTQDDAHIFCTPDQLDEEFKNVIDLSLYVLGSLGFDNFTAQVSVRDLETPEKYIGSVENWEKAEQAIINAAKEKGLDFVVEAGEAAFYGPKLDFMVKDALGRQWQLGTIQVDYNLPERFDLNYKGSDNELHRPVMIHRAPFGSMERFIALLLEHTGGNFPLWLTPEQAIILPVSEKHEKYAEKVLKSLENNEIRALIDSRNETVGKKIREAEMTKVPFMLIVGENDEADNTISVRKHGGEDLGAISIATFTDLVNKEINSTLKTF
- a CDS encoding ZIP family metal transporter; this encodes MIYILPILGVLISFLFVVVAKPQKNESFKLLLAFSGAFLLALTIFEMLPEVYENTNHKTIGVFVMLGILFQIFLEFFSKGAEHGHVHISKQSKDFPWLLFISLCTHSLLEGLPIGTNDTIIYGILIHKIPIAIILSIFLLGSNIKPIYAAFFMLLFSVMTPLGTYLANTTDILSTYGMYLNALVIGVFLHISTVILFESSEGHKFNLRKLLVILLGITIAYYL
- a CDS encoding DUF6048 family protein, with product MAFSQNKPIDLNPKDTVEYKQSYGLRLGVDLSRIITGALDDNYQGIEFVADYRLTQNLYLAAELGSEEKTRQEDLYNFTTSGNYIKLGINKNNYANWYGEQNLIYMGGRIGFSTFENTLNNYQYFDTNRYWNPDDFASGSDTPENFSGLNATWLEAVFGTKLEIISNLYIGASIRLGLIISSNNNDFERFPNLWIPGFNKVTWDSNFGVGYNYSISYFLPLYKKKNKAKKKIENSNEPLGPPKPKERL